Proteins from a single region of Callithrix jacchus isolate 240 chromosome 12, calJac240_pri, whole genome shotgun sequence:
- the MRPL28 gene encoding large ribosomal subunit protein bL28m isoform X2, protein MADRLPVPVGRRVQSSERWAQAGPRCPCTSTPWGSGSGCSCGRASVPACPSTSCAPWRRSGRPLPCTIGPMEPSSRSTPRTLSKRLKKVWKPQLFDRELYSEILDKKFTVTVTMRTLDLIDEAYGFDFYILKTPKEDLCSKFGMDLKRGMLLRLARQDPQLHPEDPERRAAIYDKYKEFVIPEEEAEWVGLTLEEAIEKQRLLEEKDPVPLFKIYAEELLQRLQRQALSEPMLVQKRASGQ, encoded by the exons ATGGCAGATCGGCTTCCGGTTCCGGTGGGGCGCCGAGTTCAGAGCTCTGAAAGGTGGGCTCAGGCAG GCCCGCGATGCCCCTGCACAAGTACCCCGTGGGGCTCTGGAAGCGGCTGCAGCTGCGGCAGGGCATCTGTGCCCGCCTGCCCAAGCACTTCCTGCGCTCCCTGGAGGAGGAGCGGACGCCCACTCCCGTGCACTATAGGCCCCATGGAGCCAAGTTCAAGATCAACCCCAAGAACG CTCTCCAAGAGGCTAAAGAAGGTGTGGAAGCCACAGCTGTTTGATCGAGAGCTCTACAGCGAGATCCTGGACAAGAAGTTCACCGTGACTGTGACCATGCGGACTCTGGACCTCATCGACGAGGCCTATGGGTTCGACTTTTACATCCTCAAG ACCCCGAAGGAGGACCTGTGCTCCAAGTTTGGGATGGACCTGAAGCGGGGCATGCTGCTTCGGCTTGCCCGGCAAGACCCCCAGCTGCACCCGGAGGACCCCGAACGGCGGGCGGCCATCTATGACAAGTACAAG GAATTTGTCATcccagaggaggaggcagagtggGTGGGCCTCACGCTGGAGGAGGCTATTGAGAAGCAGAGACTTCTGGAGGAGAAG GACCCTGTACCCCTGTTCAAGATCTACGCGGAGGAGCTGCTCCAGCGGCTGCAGCGGCAGGCACTATCAGAGCCAATGCTGGTGCAGAAGAGAGCCAGTGGCCAGTGA
- the PGAP6 gene encoding post-GPI attachment to proteins factor 6 has product MGRAGTGTWGEAVAAVAAVVAGPLLLLLLLAQPPPSAAGDSRKSETGLVSEHFSQAPQRLSFYSWYGSARLFRFRVPPDTVLLRWLLQVSRDSGATCTDAEITVHFRSGAPPVINPLGTRFPDNTSVQPSFQVRLPLSAAPLSNVSVNVSHPAPGDWFVAAHLPPSSQKIELKGLAPTCSYVFQPDMLAKRVVEISIVEPDVPFPQTLVSHPSYLKVFVPEYTRELLLELKGCVSHGSLGCPVRLTVGPVTLPGNFQKVLTCAGAPQPCRLLLPSPPWDRWLQLTAESLVGPHGTVAFSAVATLTACRPWSVTVQPFLQSVWNQTFNASVGWPSPGPDHRDLGRSGGVGGGPFCLTNHPVTREDTDVVSVHFQPLDRLSVTVRSDTPSVMRLRLNTGMDSGGSLTVSLRANRTEIRNGTVVVACMNAASPFLSFNTSLNCTTAFFQGYPLSLSAWSLKANLIIPYPETDNWYLSLQLMCSDNEEDCEQAAVHVETTLYLVPCLNDCGPYGQCLLLRRHGYLYAGCSCKAGWRGWSCTDNSTAQTVAQQKAATLLLTLSNLMFLAPIAVSVQRFYLVEASVYAYTMFFSTFYHACDQPGEAVLCILSYDTLQYCDFLGSGVAIWVTILCMARLKTLLKYVLFLLGTLVIAMSLQLDRRGIWNMLGPCLFAFVIMASMWVYRCGHRRQCYPTSWQRWAFYLLPGVSMASVGIAIYTSMMTSDNYYYTHSIWHVLLAGSAALLLPPPAEPAEPWACSPKFPCHYQICKNDREELYTVT; this is encoded by the exons ATGGGCCGGGCTGGCACCGGGACCTGGGGCGAGGCGGTGGCCGCGGTGGCCGCGGTGGTGGCGGGGccgctgctgttgctgctgctgctcgcCCAGCCCCCGCCTTCCGCCGCCGGCGACAGCAGGAAGAGCG AGACGGGGCTGGTGTCCGAGCACTTCTCGCAGGCCCCGCAGAGACTGTCCTTCTACAGCTGGTACGGCAGCGCCAGGCTCTTCCGCTTCCGCGTGCCCCCAGACACCGTGCTGCTGCGCTGGCTTCTGCAGGTCTCGAGGGACAGCGGCGCCACCTGCACGGACGCAGAGATCACCGT ACACTTCCGCTCCGGTGCCCCTCCTGTCATCAACCCGCTGGGCACCCGCTTCCCTGACAACACGTCGGTGCAGCCCTCCTTCCAGGTCAGGTTGCCGCTGAGCGCTGCACCGCTAAGCAATGTCTCGGTCAACGTTTCCCACCCGGCCCCTGGGGACTGGTTCGTGGCCGCCCACCTGCCCCCCTCATCCCAGAAGATCGAGTTGAAG GGCTTGGCTCCCACCTGCTCCTATGTCTTCCAGCCTGACATGCTGGCCAAGCGGGTGGTTGAGATTTCCATCGTGGAGCCGGATGTGCCCTTTCCACAGACCCTGGTCTCCCACCCCAGCTACCTCAA GGTCTTTGTCCCCGAGTACACGCGGGAGCTTCTGCTGGAGCTGAAGGGCTGCGTGTCCCACGGGAGCCTGGGCTGCCCCGTGCGTCTCACCGTGGGCCCGGTCACCCTGCCTGGCAACTTCCAGAAAGTGCTCACCTGCGCCGGGGCCCCCCAGCCCTGCCGCCTACTGCTGCCCTCGCCGCCCTGGGACCGGTGGCTGCAACTGACAGCTGAGAGCCTGGTGGGGCCCCACGGGACAGTGGCTTTCAGTGCTGTAGCCACCCTCACAG CCTGCAGGCCATGGAGTGTGACCGTGCAGCCCTTTCTGCAGAGTGTGTGGAACCAGACCTTCAACGCCTCTGTTGGTTGGCCGTCCCCAGGCCCTGACCACCGGGACCTGGGCAGGAGTGGCGGGGTGGGCGGCGGACCCTTCTGCCTCACGAATCACCCAGTCACGCGAGAGGACACGGACGTGGTGTCTGTGCACTTCCAGCCCCTGGACAGGCTCTCGGTGACGGTGCGCTCGGACACGCCCTCCGTGATGCGGCTGCGCCTCAACACCGGCATGGACAGCGGCGGCTCCCTCACCGTCTCGCTGCGGGCCAACAGG ACGGAGATCAGGAATGGGACCGTCGTAGTGGCCTGCATGAATGCCGCCTCACCCTTCCTCAGCTTCAACACCTCGCTCAACTGCACCACAG CCTTCTTCCAGGGTTACCCCTTGTCTCTGAGCGCCTGGTCTCTCAAGGCCAACCTCATCATCCCCTACCCAGAGACGGACAACTGGTACCTCTCCCTGCAGCTCATGTGCTCTGACAACGAGGA GGACTGTGAGCAGGCCGCAGTCCACGTGGAGACCACCTTGTACCTGGTGCCCTGTTTGAATGACTGCGGACCCTATGGCCAGTGCCTCCTGCTCCGCAGACACGGCTACCTCTATGCCGGCTGCAGCTGCAAGGCAG GCTGGCGTGGGTGGAGCTGCACGGACAACAGCACGGCCCAGACGGTGGCCCAACAGAAGGCAGCCACGCTGCTGCTGACGCTCAGCAACCTCATGTTCCTGGCCCCCATCGCCGTGTCAGTGCAGCGCTTCTACCTGGTGGAGGCCTCCGTCTACGCCTATACCATGTTCTTCTCCACG TTCTACCACGCCTGCGACCAGCCCGGGGAGGCTGTGCTGTGCATCCTCAGCTACGACACGCTGCAGTACTGTGACTTCCTGGGCTCCGGGGTGGCCATCTGGGTCACCATCCTGTGCATGGCACGGCTCAAGACACTGCTGAAATAC GTGCTGTTTCTCCTGGGCACACTGGTCATCGCCATGTCCTTGCAGCTGGACCGCAGGGGTATCTGGAACATGCTGGGGCCCTGCCTCTTTGCCTTCGTGATCATGGCCTCCATGTGG GTGTACCGCTGCGGGCACCGGCGCCAGTGCTACCCCACCTCGTGGCAGCGCTGGGCCTTCTACCTCCTGCCCGGCGTATCCATGGCCTCCGTGGGCATTGCCATCTACACCTCCATGATGACCAGCGACAACTACTACTATACCCACAGCATCTGGCACGTCCTGCTGGCCGGGAGCGCGGCCCTGCTGTTGCCGCCGCCTGCCGAGCCCGCCGAGCCCTGGGCCTGCTCGCCGAAATTCCCCTGCCACTATCAGATCTGCAAGAACGACCGTGAGGAGCTGTACACAGTGACATGA
- the MRPL28 gene encoding large ribosomal subunit protein bL28m isoform X1 yields the protein MPLHKYPVGLWKRLQLRQGICARLPKHFLRSLEEERTPTPVHYRPHGAKFKINPKNGQWERVEDVPIPIYFPRESQRGLWGGEGWIQGQRYANNDKLSKRLKKVWKPQLFDRELYSEILDKKFTVTVTMRTLDLIDEAYGFDFYILKTPKEDLCSKFGMDLKRGMLLRLARQDPQLHPEDPERRAAIYDKYKEFVIPEEEAEWVGLTLEEAIEKQRLLEEKDPVPLFKIYAEELLQRLQRQALSEPMLVQKRASGQ from the exons ATGCCCCTGCACAAGTACCCCGTGGGGCTCTGGAAGCGGCTGCAGCTGCGGCAGGGCATCTGTGCCCGCCTGCCCAAGCACTTCCTGCGCTCCCTGGAGGAGGAGCGGACGCCCACTCCCGTGCACTATAGGCCCCATGGAGCCAAGTTCAAGATCAACCCCAAGAACGGTCAGTGGGAGCGTGTGGAAGACGTGCCCATACCCATCTACTTTCCCCGCGAGTCCCAGCGGGGGCTGTGGGGCGGTGAGGGCTGGATCCAGGGACAAAGATACGCCAACAACGACAAG CTCTCCAAGAGGCTAAAGAAGGTGTGGAAGCCACAGCTGTTTGATCGAGAGCTCTACAGCGAGATCCTGGACAAGAAGTTCACCGTGACTGTGACCATGCGGACTCTGGACCTCATCGACGAGGCCTATGGGTTCGACTTTTACATCCTCAAG ACCCCGAAGGAGGACCTGTGCTCCAAGTTTGGGATGGACCTGAAGCGGGGCATGCTGCTTCGGCTTGCCCGGCAAGACCCCCAGCTGCACCCGGAGGACCCCGAACGGCGGGCGGCCATCTATGACAAGTACAAG GAATTTGTCATcccagaggaggaggcagagtggGTGGGCCTCACGCTGGAGGAGGCTATTGAGAAGCAGAGACTTCTGGAGGAGAAG GACCCTGTACCCCTGTTCAAGATCTACGCGGAGGAGCTGCTCCAGCGGCTGCAGCGGCAGGCACTATCAGAGCCAATGCTGGTGCAGAAGAGAGCCAGTGGCCAGTGA